The Acidobacteriota bacterium genome segment TCGAGGACCTGATCCCCGACCTCGCGCGGCGACGGCCCGGGCAGAGCGCCATCGTCACGCAGCGCGACGAGCCGGATGCGCCGGAGATCCTGTCGGGCGTATTCGAGGGGAAGACCACCGGCACGAGCATCGCGATCCTCATCCGCAACCGCGACCAGCGCAGCCGCGACTATGCCGCCATCAAGGACAAGTACCGCCCGGGGCATGCCGACCACACCTACGATGCCAAGTATGGGTTCCGCGACTACCGGGGCGGCGGGCGGTCGAGCGCGCGCGAGACGACGGTCCGCGTGGCCGCCGGGGCCATCGCGAAGAAGCTGATCGCGGAGCGGTTCGGCGGGCGGGTCGTCGGCTACGTGAAGCAGGTCGGCGGCGTGGCGGCCGAGATTCCGGACCCGGCCGCAGTCACCCTCGACCGGGTGGAGCAGCTCCCGGACGGACGGCCCAACATCGTGCGCTGCCCGGACGCGGCGGCGGCCGAGCGCATGGTGGCGCTGATCGAGCGGATGCGCGCCGAGCAGAACTCGATCGGCGGCGTGGCCGAGATAGTCGCCGCGGGGATCCCGGCCGGACTCGGCGAGCCGGTCTTCGACAAGCTGAAGGCCGACCTGGGCAAGGCGCTGTTCAGCCTGCCGGCGGTGCTCGGGGTCGAGTACGGCGTCGGCTTCGGCTGCGCGACGCTGCGCGGCACGGAGAGCAACGACGTGTTCTACGCGGCCGAGGTCCTGGAGCGAACGATCGGGAGCGGCAACCGCCCGGCCGACGACGTCGGAGAAACTGCCGGCAACGCCGGGGACAGGTCGGCAGCGGGTGGAGGCGCTCCGGCTTCACCCCGCATCGCCACCCGCACGAACCGCCACGGCGGCATGCTCGGCGGCATCTCCAGCGGGATGCCGATCGTGCTGCGGGCCGCCGTCAAGCCGACCAGCAGCCTGCCGCAGCCGCAGGAGACGGTGACCCGCACCGGCGAGCCGACGACCATCGCCACGAAGGGGCGCCACGACCCCTGCCTGCTCCCGCGCTTCATCCCGATGGCGGAGGCGATGGTCGCGCTGGTCCTCGCCGACCACTGGCTGCGCTGGCAGGCCGCGGGCGGAAGCTGACCAATCCCCCCTCGATGCCGCCGAACGGGACCTGGCGGGACACGGACACCGGCGCAGGGGATCAGGACGCGCCGCACGCTATAATCGCCGCAATCCGGGAGGTCGATTGCGATGCATGCCGAGACGAAACCCGTCAACGTCGGTGCCATAGCCAAGATAGCCGCCGCCGGCGCGGTCCTGATCCTCGTGTTCGGCCTCGGCTGGCTGACCGCCGCCACAGGACGCGGACAGGAAGCCGACCCCGCCTCGCTCACCGACCTTGAGCGCGAGTTCACCGAGCGGATGCGCAACGTCGTCCTCGTCGGGCACTTCACCATCGAGGGACAGCAGCGCCGCGACGGCCTCCCCGAGCGCTACGCCATCAGCGAGGTGACGAAGCTGGAAGGTGACCGCTGGCGCTTCGACGTCCACATGACCTACGGCAGCGTCGACGCCACCCTGCCGGTGGTCGTGCCGATGGTCTGGGCCGGCGACACGCCGATGGTCAGCATCACCGACTTCGCCATCCCCGGCCTGGGCGAGGAGTTCGGCGCGCGGGTGGTCTTCCACGACAGCCGCTACGCCGGCACCTGGGACCACGGGGAGTACGGCGGGTTGATGTACGGCACCATCGAGCCGCTCGACGCGGAAGACGGGGAATAGCCCCACACGCCCGGACGTTCTGTCCCCCGCCGCGGCAGGAAGCGAGAGTGGGGCCGCCCGCTCGGGTCGGCTCAGAACGCCCGCTCGTAGCGCCAGCCCGACTCCAGCATCCACAGGCGGTGCCGCGGACCGGGAAGGTCGAGTCGACCGTCCCCGTGGGCGGCATCCTGGTGATACAACGCGACCTGCCCGCCTTCCACGTCGAGCAGATCGCCGAGCAGGCGCTCCTCCGGCCAGCCCGCCACGGCGGCGAGGGCCGTCTCGACATCGTCGAACGCCGCCATCCGCGTCGTCAGGGCGAAGGTGGGCGCGGCCAGCTTGATATCCCCCGCGGCCTGCCGCGCAAGCGCGTCGGCCGGCCCCAGCCACTGGTGCGCATGGATCTCGCCGCCGTCCACCGTAATGCGTTCGGTGGGGGCCCGCGCCACGAAGAACCAGGTGGCGAAGCGGATGGGGCTGACCTCCGGGGTCGTCCAGTGGACGGCGAAGGCCAGCGACTCGGGGGTCACCTCGACGCCCGCCTCCTCGCGGGCCTCGCGCACCGCGGCCCGCCGCGCCGCCGCCGCCTCGTCGCCCGGCGCATCGGGATCGGCGTCGTCCGCGTCGATCCGCCCGCCGGGAAAGACCCAGTAGCCGCCGTGGAAGGCCAGCGTCGGATTGCGCCGGAGAAAGAGGATCTCGAGTCCCCGAGCACCCTGCCGGACGAGCATGACGGAGGCGGCCGGCCGCGGCGTCACCGGAGTTGCGCTCACGATAAAAGTTTAGCGGACGGTAGACTGTACCGTTTTGTCCATCGCCGACGTCGTCTTCGTGACCGTGCTCACGTTCGTGGGGTCGACGCTGCAGGGCGCCATCGGCTTCGGGATGGGGCTGCTCGCCGCGCCGCTGCTCATCCTGCTGGACCCGCGGTTCGTGCCGGCGCCCATCCTCGCCTGCACCCTAGTGCTGACGCTGCTCATGGCGTACCGCGAGCGCCACGCGATCGACCTGCGCGGCATCAAGTGGGCGATGCTCGGGCGCGTCGCGGGCACGGTCGTCGCCGGCGGCATCCTGGCGATCGTGGCGGCCGACACCCTCGTGCTGCTGTTCGGGATATTCATCCTGGCCGCCGTGGCGATGAGCGTTTCCGGACTGCGCTTCGTACCCACGGGCCGCGCCCTGGTGGCCGCCGGCGTGCTCTCGGGCGTGCTCGGCACGGTCGCAGCGGTCGGCGGCCCCCCGCTGGCGCTGCTCTACCAGGACGCCCCCGGCGCCCGCATCCGGAGCACGATCTCCGGCTTCTTCGTGGTCGGCACCATCGTGTCGCTCGCGGCGCTGTGGGTCGTCGGCCGTTTCGGGGCGGACGAGTTCCGGCTGGCGCTGGTGATGCTGCCCGGCATGTTGGCCGGACTCGCCCTGTCGCGGCGCGTCGCGCCCTACGTCGACCGCGGCCGTACCCGGCCGGCCGTTCTCACCGTCGTGGCCCTGACCGGCGCGGCGATCGTCCTCCGGGAGATCCTCTAGAGGTGCCAGCGCATGCGGGTCTCCGGTTGACCCCGCCGGCGATTGGATCGATCCTTGGGTTTGTATCGCGTGGCCGTGTCTCCTTCGGAGTTCAGAGAGGTGTTCCGATGAAAGCCCGTCATCTTGTGCTGCTGCTCGCGGGAATCCTGGCCGTATCGCTGGCGCCGGCGCCGGCCGCCGCGCAGAACGAAATGCCGCGGACGGCGTGGGGCGCGCCGGACCTGCAGGGGATCTGGGACTTTCGCACCATCACGCCGATGGAGCGTCCCGAGGAGTTGGGCGACCAAGCGTTCCTGACCGAGGAGGAAGCCGCGAACCTCGAGCAGGCCACCGTCGACCGCAACGCGCAACTGCTGGCGGCGGAGGCGCGCCGCACCGAGGCCGGCGGAAACGTCGGCGCCTACAACAACTTCTGGATGGACCGGGGCACGCGCACGGTCAGCAACCGGCGCACGTCGCTGATCGTCGATCCCCCGAACGGACGCATTCCGGCGGTGACCGCGGGCGGACAGGCCCGCAAGGACGCGGTGGCCGTGCGGCGCGGGCGCCCCGCCTTCGGCCCCGAGGACCGCAGCATCGGCGAGCGGTGCCTCCTCGGCTTCAACGCCGGCCCGCCGATGGAGCCGCGCGCCTACAACAACCACGCGCAGCTCTTCCAGACCCCTGACCACATCGTGATCCTCAACGAGATGGTCAACGATTCGCGCATCATTCCGCTGGACGGACGGGATCGCCTGCCGGAGGACGTCACGCAGTGGCGGGGCGACTCGCGCGCCCGCTGGGAGGGAGACACGCTGGTCGTCGAGACCCGCAACTTCCATACCGACACCGCGTTCAGCGAGCGCCAGGGATCGAGCCCCGACATGTTGCTCACCGAGCGCTTCACCCGCGTCGACGGCGAGACGCTGCTCTACGCGGCGACGATGGACGACCCGTCCACCTGGACGCAGCCGTGGACCTTCGAGGTGACGATGTTCCGGACCGACGAGCCGGTCTACGAGTACGCCTGCCACGAGGGCAACATCGGCATGGACGGCATCCTCGCCGGCGCGCGCGCCGACGACGCGCGGGCCGCCCAGCAGCAGTAAACCGATCACCGCAAAGCAGATTCCGGAGCCATTCATGACACGTCGCTTTTCGTTCGCAGCAACCGTCCTCGCCGCCGCGCTCGGCGCCGGGCTCGCCGGCCCCGCCGCCGCGCAGGTAGAGGATTACCTCCCGGTCACCGACGACATGCTTGCCGCACCGCCGGCGGCCGATTGGCTGAGCTGGCGCCGCACGCTGGACGGGCAGGGGCACAGCCCCCTGGACCAGATCACGACGGAGAACGTCGACGACCTGCGGCTGGCCTGGAGCTGGAGCCTCGGGCCGGGGTCCCAGCAGACCACCCCGCTGGTACACGACGGGGTCCTGTACATCGCCAACCCCGGCGAGATCGTCCAGGCGCTCGACGCCGCGACCGGCGACTTCCTGTGGGAGTACCGGCGCGACGCGCCCCCGCCCGGAAACAGCTTCGGCGGACCGCCGCCGGGCCGGCAGCACCGCAACATCGCGATCTACGAGGACAAGGTCTACCTGAACACCGCCGACGCCCACATCATCGCCATCGACGCGCGGACCGGCGAGGCGGTCTGGGACACGGACGTCGGCCGGGGGGTCGGCTTCCAGTACTCCAGCGGGTCGATCGTCGCCGACGGCAAGGTCGTGTCGGGTCTGACCGGCTGCGGCCGCTACCGCGAAGACACCTGCTACATCGTGGGACTCGACGCCCGCACCGGGGACGAGCTGTGGCGGACGTCCACCATCGCGCTGCCCGGCGAGCGGGGCGGCGACACGTGGGGCGATCTGCCGCTCATGTTCCGGGCCGGGAGCGATTCGTGGATTCCGGGCAGCTACGACCCGGCCACCCGCACCCTGTTCCACGGCACGTCGCAGGCCAAGCCGTGGGCGCGGGTGGTGCGCGGCACCGACGGCGACGCGCTCTACACCAACTCGACCCTCGCCCTCGATCCCGACACCGGCGAGATGAAGTGGTACTACCAGCACATCCCGGGCGAAACGCTCGACATGGACGAGACCTTCGAGCGGATCCTGGTCGACTACGACGGACAGCGCTCGGTGTTCACGATGGGCAAGATGGCGGTGCTCTGGGAGCTCGACCTCGAGACGGGCGGGTTCCGCAACGCGCACGACCTCGGCTACCAGACCTTCGCCGACGTCGATCCGGAGACCGGCGAGGTGACGCACCGGGAAGGCATGATCCCCGAGCTCTACGAGGAGGTCTTCTGGTGCCCGAGCACGGCCGGCTTCAAGAGCTGGCGGGCGATGTCGTACCACCCGGAGACCGAGGCGTTCGTCATCCCCATCAACCTGAACTGCGAGACCGGCGTGTTCGGCCCCGTCGAACGGGTCGAGGGGGGCGGCGGCACCGGTCCGGTGCGGCGCACCAACCACTTCCATCCGGACAGCCCCGGCCAGCTCGGCGAGCTGCTGTCGATGAGCATCCGCACCGGCGAGGTCCTCTGGCGGCAGCGGTTCAAGACGCCGATCAACAGCGCTGCGCTGACCACCGCGGGCGGGCTGGCGTTCGCCGGTAGCTGGGACCGCTACATCTACGCCTTCGATGCGGCCGACGGCGAGATCCTCTGGAGCCGGCGCCTGCCGACCTCGATCCAGGGGTTTCCGATCAGCTACGCGGTGGACGGCCGGCAGTACGTCGCGGTGCCCGTCGGCGCCGGCGGCGCGAGCTGGCAAGGCATGATCCCCACCGACCTGATGCCGGAGGAGAAGCGTCCGGTGGGGGGCAACGGGCTGTTCGTCTTCGCTCTCGACGAGTAGCAGCCGGCGCCGCGCGACGGCGGAAATACGGGAAGCCCGGGCCTTCTCTCCGGCCCGGGCTTCTCTCTGTGCACGGCGCCTGGAATCCCGGAGCGACGAGCTACCCATCGGCAGCGTTGCGGTCGGGGTCCGGGAAACCCGGTCCGGCAGACGGCAGGCGGCCGCAGTTCACGGCAGCTCGGTGAATCCGTGCGCCACCGCGTACTTCGTCAGCTCCGACGCCGTCCGCACCCCGAGCCGATCCATGATGCTCGCCTTGTGGAACTCGACGGTCTTGACCGAGATGCCGAGGCGGGCCGCGATGTCCTTGGCGGTGTGTCCCTCGGCCACCAGTTGCAATACCTCCCGCTGGCGCGGCGTCAGCCTGCCCAGGGTGGGCGGCACCGCCACCGAGCGGGGCACGCTCGCCCGCAACGCGTCGCTCGTGATGAGCGGCGTCAGGTACTTGCGGCCGGAGAGGACCGCGGCGATGGCGACTCCCAGCTCCGAAGCGGCCGAGCGCTTCAGCAGGTAGCCGGCGGCCCCCGCCTCGAAGGCCTCGCTGGCGTAGGTCGGATCGGCGTGCATCGTCAGGAAGATGATCCGGGTGTCGGGAACCAGGGTGCGCAGCCGGCGCGCCGCGTCGAGCCCGTTGAGCAGCGGCATCGAGATGTCGAGCAGGACGACGTCGGGCGCGAGCCTCGGCGCCGCCTCCACCAGGGCCCGGCCGTCCTCGACCATGCCGACCAGCTCGCACTGGTCCTCGAGGAGCCGGCGCAGGCCCTCCAGCACGAGCGTATGGTCGTCCGCCAGCAGAACCCGCGGCCGCTTCGCCGCCGTCTTCGTCATTCCGCGCCGCCCTCACCACCGGCCGCAGCGCCCGGCAACGGCGCCCACACCGTGACCCGGCTTCCCGCCCCGGACCGCGAGGCGAGCTCGAAGCGCCCGCCGGCCAGCCGCACCCGTTCCTGCATCCCCACGATCCCCAACCCCTCGGTCGAGCGCGCCGGCACGGCGAACCCGACGCCGTCGTCGGACACCGTCAGCCGGATCCCGCCGTCGGCCGGCGCCATGTCGACCGTCGCCCGGCTGGCGCGGGCATGCTTGACGACGTTGCGCAACGCGGCCTGCGCCACGTGGTACAGGCACGCCGCCACCGCGGGCGGAACCGGCTCGGACAGATCGCCGATCCGCAGGTCGATGCGAATCGATCCGTGGCGCCGCAGATCCGCCACGTGGGACCGCAGCGCCGCCTGCAGGCCCAGATGATCCAGGACCGACGGATGCAGGCCGTAGGCGAGGCCGTGCACGTCGTCCGACAGCTCCACGAGCCGGTCGCGGATGGCCCCGAGCCGCTCGGCGGTCGCCCGCGGTGAACGGGGCACGCCGGCCTGCAGCGACTCGACGTCGAGCGTCAGCATTGCGAGCCGCTGGTTGACGTCGTCGTGCAGCTCGCGCGAGATGCGCCGCCGCTCGTCGTCCTGGGCCGTCAGCAGCCGCCCCGCCAGCGCCCGCAGCTCGGCCTGACTCTGTTCGAGCTCCGCCTGCTTCCGCCGCAGGGCGTCCTCGGCCCGCTTGCGGTCGGTCACGTCCCGCCAGATGGACCGGTAGTAATAGTTGCCGCGCTCGTCCCGGATAAGCGCCATGCCGAGGCTGACGTCCAGCAGGCTGCCGTCCCGACGCCGCAGTCGAAGCTCCACGTCTCCCGCCCGTCCGTCCGCGCGGGCGGTCTCCAGCGCCCGGCCGAGAGCGGCGGCGCTGCCCGCATCGTGCAGCTCGCGGATCGGGCGCCCGAGCACCTCCACCCGCCGGTAGCCGGTCGCGCGCAGCAGCGTGGCGTTGCACTGCACGACCCGCTCGGTGTCGACGGTCACCGAGGCGAACATGTCCGGCGCGTCCTGGTACAGGTTCTCGTAGCGCGCCCGCGCCGCCTCCAGCGCACGCAGGGACTGCTCGCGCAACTGCTCCCGGTCGGCGTCGCGCGTCTTCTGCATGCCTGCAGTCAGATGTACCCGAGCGGCCGCGATCCGAGGACCTGGGGATATCCCTAGTTTCCAGGCGCCCCGGGACATCGTATCTTGCACTCAGAACCGGGGCGGCGCGAGGCTTGGCCGGCCCGGGGAGAGATGGAGGCACGATGGACACACCACCGGACTTCCAGCGCCTTCGCCGGCAGACGGCTCGCGGCCCCGCGCGCCGTCTGTACGGCGGAGGCATCGCCGTTGCGCCAGGCCGGCGCGACCGCAGCCCGGGAACCGAAACGCGCGTGACCGCCGTGTCGCGCGGCGTGGACGCTCCAACGACAATCTGTCCAGTGCGAGCCGCGCAGGCCACTCCTCGGGCGCGGGGCCGGACGGCGTGACGGGCGCATCACGCTGTCCGGCCGGCGGGCGTCGGTTCCGTCCGACAGCGACGGCGTTTTCCCCCTCCTCCGTCGGCAACGCCTGATCGGCCGCCGCCGCGAGCTCACGCGAACGGATTCCGTACCGTCACGCCGGCGAAGTGCACGCCGCCCTGCAGGTCCTGGCGCAGCCACGATTCGACCAGGTTCACGGCGGCCTCGTGGGCGAGACGTCCGGCTTCGTCGCCCGCGTCGCCTGCACGTAGAATTCCTGGAGCACCTGTGCGATCGCCTCTCCAGTACTTCCTCTGGCCGTCGCCGCCCCGCACCCGCGGGGCCATCACCGCCGATTTCCCCGGCGCCGCGGCTCCCCCCGGCAGCCGGGTGCGGTTCACGACCCGCGGCCAGTCGATCACCGGCGTGGTGGCCGAGCTGCAGGCCGCCCGCGCGGTGGTGCTGGCCGGCGACGACGGCCGGTGGCAGGTGCCCTACCGCCTCCTGGAGGTCGTGGAACGGGTGCCGGAGCGGGAGTGCACCCTGGCCGACGTCGAGACGATGGCGCGGCGCCTGCTCGCGCGGCATCAGGCGCAGAGCGGACTCGGCACGCAGTGGACGTTCGGCTTCGACCTCTCTACGGCGCGGGCCGGCGTCTGCCGCTACCGGGAGACGCGCATCGACCTGTCGGTGAGCTACTGCCTGCGGGCGACCCGGGCCGACATCGAGAACACCCTGCTGCACGAGATCGCACACGCGATCGTCGGCGCCGAGCACGGCCACGACGCCGTCTGGCAGCGCAAGGCGCGCGAGATCGGCTCCACCGCCGAGCGCTGTCACGACCTCACCCACACCGCGGCCCGCTGGGTGGGCGAGTGCGGCTGCCGGCGGCGCTGGTTCCGCCAGCGCTTGAGCCGCAGACTGCGCCACGGCGCGATCTGCAAGGCGTGCGGGCGCACGGTCGCGTGGCGCTGGAACACGGGCGAAGAACCCGCGGGTTGAGGTCAATCGTCCACGAGCCACCCGTCGCGGAGCTGGACGATGCGGCTGCCGTAGGCGGCGTTGGCGTCCGAATGGGTGACCTGGACGATGGTCGTCCCCTCCCCGTTGAGCCGCGTGAACAGCTCCATGATCTCTCGGCCCTGGCTGGAATGGAGGTTGCCGGTCGGCTCGTCGGCCAGGATCAGCGTCGGCTTGGCGATCAGGGCGCGCGCGACGCCCACGAGCTGCTGCTGCCCGCCCGAGAGCTGGCTGGGATACAGGTCCTTCTTGCCGACGATCTGGAAACGATCGAGGGTGTCGGCGACCAGGCTCTGGCGCTCCGCGCGGGGCACGTTGCGATACGAGAGCGGCACGTCGAGGTTCTCCGCCACCGTCAGGTCGTCGAGCAGGTGGTAGCTCTGGAACACGAAGCCGATGTGGGTCCGGCCGAGCGCCTGGCGGTGCTTCTGCCGCAGCTTGTGGACGGGTTGGCCGAGCAGGTCGTACTCCCCCGACCACTCGGCGTCGTGCATTCCCAGGATGTGCAGCAGCGTCGACTTGCCGGCCCCGGACGGGCCCATGATGGAGACGAACTCGCCGGCGGCGATCTCCAGCGTGATCCGGCGCAGGACGAACGTCCGGCTGACCCCGTGGCGGAAGACCTTCTCGACGTCGCGCAGTGCGATCAGCGGCTCGGGCATGGAAGAGCTTACCAGTCCGCCGCGCGGGCCTCGCCGCGGACTCCGGCCCGGAATGCGGAGCAACGGCCGGCCCGGTGGATGGCGGAGCGAGTCACGGAGTAGACTCCGTGCGTCACGGGATTCCAGCGCGTCTGACGCGCACCACAACGGCCTCACCAGAAGCGAGGATGTCATGAGAATCACCACGTTGCTCACCGTAGTTGCCGTCGCCGGCTTGCTGGTCGGCGGGACGGCGCAGGATGCCGCCGCCCAGGAAGCGGAGCAGTTCCGGGCCGCCGACTTCGAGTACGGCTCGCGCTTCGAGCTGCCGGACGGCACGACCGCCCAGATCTGGAACCCGGCGAAGGCCAAGCTCGTCGCGGGCGGGCCGATGATCGGCGGCACGGTGCGCGCCACCGACCCGCGCACGTACTGCGCGATGGCCGCGGCCGGCTACGACTTCGTCTGGGTGGAGATGCAGCACGAGTCCATCTCGTGGGAGCAGGTCTCCCGGATGTGGCGCACCTGTCCGGGACCCGCCGCCCCCGGCGCGCGCGTGGCGTATGCCGACGAGCGCGAGATCCAGCACGCCACCGACATGGGCGCGCTGGTCATCGTGGTGCCGACCGTCGACAGCGTCGAAGAGGCGCAGGCCGCGGTCGACTGGACCTACTTCCCCCCGATCGGCCGGCGGAGCGCGGGCGGCGGCCAGGGCGCGGGCGAGTTGTGGAACCAGGTGCCCGGCGGCTACCGGCAGACCTACAACGACAACGTGGTGCTGATCCTGATGATCGAGACCCTCGAGGGCGTGGAAGCCTCGCGCGAGATCGCGCAGATCCCGGGCGTCACGGGGCTGTTCGCGGCCAGCGGCGACCTCGGCAACTTCTCCGGCTACGGCGAGGGCGATCCGGAGTACGAGGCGCTGATCACCGAGGTGCGCGACGCGGCCCTCGACGCCGGCATCCACGCCTGCGCGCCGCTGCGCTGGGCCAACCGGGCGTCGTTCACCTGCTTCCAGGCGGGTACCGAGGCGGCGAACATCAGCCGCGGCGCCGCGGCCGAGATCCAGCAGGCCAACGAGGTGTTCGGCGCCACCGGCGGCGGCGCCCCGGGCGAGCGCTCCGGCGCGGCCGGGCTGCTCGCCGAGCTGACCGCCCAGTGCGGCTCGATCACCTACGAGGACGACTGCTACGCGGCGGTCCGCAACGCGGCCGGCGCGGCCGGCGACCTGTCCGACGACGAGCAGGCGCAGATCGTGCGCCGTCTGCGCGAGGTCATGGGCAACAACCCGAACCAGGCGGGCCGGATCGGCGAGATCGCCGCCGAGGCGGGCCTGTCGGTCCAGTAGTCCGCGGCGCGCGGCGGCCCTTCGACGAGCGCAGGGGGCCGTGACGCGCCAACCCCCCGCAAGTCCGGCGCCGGATGCCTGAACAGGGTGTCCGGCGCCGGTCGCATTCGACACGCGCCCACGGCACATTCCTCCGGCACCCGCTCGCGGCTTCACCGGGCGCCCGTCCCGGGCGGCTGGGCGCTATCTCTCGGCCGCGGCGCGCCGGCGTTGCTCGCCGACGAGCCGCGGCAGGGCATCGACCGCGTACAACGGCAGCGACAGGATGCGCACCGTCACCGGCTGCGTTCCTTCCGCAACGCGGATGGTGTGGCGCACCGTCTGCAGGCTGGGCGGGTTGGCGTCGAACCGTACCGCGAGCGGCGGCCGTTTCTCGTGCGCGAACTGCAAGAGCGATTTCAACGAGCCGCTGCTCCCCGCCTTGACCTCGATCGGCACCATCCAGTCGCCGTGCGAGACGACGTAGTCGACCTCGGCGTTGCCCCTGCGTGCATTGCGCAGCCAGTAGTGGAGCGCCGGCGGCTGCTCCCCGCCGTTCAATCCGATGAGTTGCTGTCCGACGTACTGCTCGGCGATGCCCCCCTCGTTCACGAGGCGAACCGCATCCATGGCCTCGATGCCGGTCGGATCGAGGCCGCAGACGTGGTTCATCAACCCCACGTCCATGAACAGCAGCTTGCCGGTGCGGCGGCCGGCGTCGGCGCCCAGCGGGAGCCCGGCGCAGTTGCTGTGGGAAACGCGATGGCAGACGCGCGCCTTGACCAGCAGCTCGACGGCCTGGCCGACCTCGGCGGCGCGCGCGTCCGGGTCGAGGCGGCGGTAGCTCACGGGATGTCCGACCGTGCGCGGCACGGTGCGGAACAGCCGCTGCAACCGGCCGAGCTGGGCCCCCCGCGCATACTTGGCGAAGTCGTCTTCGTAGGTCGATGCGATGGACCGGTGGACGGCGGCCACCTCCAGCGGCGACCCCGACTCGCAGTGCGCCTGCACGGCTTCGGGCAATCCGCCCACCAGCAGGTACTCCCGCAGCCGGCGTGACAGCCGGCGGTGCACGGCGTCGGCAGACGGCGCGTCCGGATCCGCGGCGGCGGCCTCCTCCGACACCTCCGGGTCGGCGGCGGCCAGGAACTCGCGGAACGTCATCGGTCCCAGGTGCAAGTACTCGATGCGTCCGACGGGCATCGAGAACCCATGGTCGGCGAGCGTGAACTCCAGCAACGATCCGGCCGCCGCCACCGGCAGGTTCGGCCGGTCCTCGTAGAGGTAGCGCAGCGCCGGCAGCGCATGCGGCGTCGCCTGCACCTCGTCCAGAAACAGCAGCGCCCCGTCCAGCCGCACACCGCCGAGCGCCTCCAGCTCCCGCAGGATGCGCCCGGTGTCCAGACTCTCGAACACCCGGTCGAGGTAGAGATGCCGCTCCAGGTTCACCTCGCACAGCGCGAGCCCGGCCGCCGCCGCGAATTGCCGGACTAGGGTCGTCTTCCCGACCTGCCGTGCGCCGCGCAGCACCAGCGGCTTGCGGCGCGGGGCCTTCAGCCAACCGTGCAACGTCTCTTCCGCGAATCGCTTCATGTTCAAACAGACGTCTAAAATATCAAATATATCGACTTAAAATACATCTGTTCTAGCAAGGAACACGTGCAATCGAACCGCTGGAGGCTCAGTCGGACGGTTCCGCCAATTCGTGCGGGCGCACCATCTCGACGACCCGCTGGTTCCCCTGGCGCGCCAGGGCGTACGGGGGCACGTCGACACAACATCACTCGGCCCGCAACGCCGCGGCCGGATTCGGCCGTTCCTCGATTTCTACACTTCTGGTGGTGTATCATGTACACCATGCGAACCAACATCGTGCTGGACGACGCCCTGGTTCGGCGGGCGATGAAGCTGACCGGCGCGCGGACCAAGCGCGAGGTCGTGCACGTGGCGCTCACCAGCCTCGT includes the following:
- a CDS encoding ABC transporter ATP-binding protein — translated: MPEPLIALRDVEKVFRHGVSRTFVLRRITLEIAAGEFVSIMGPSGAGKSTLLHILGMHDAEWSGEYDLLGQPVHKLRQKHRQALGRTHIGFVFQSYHLLDDLTVAENLDVPLSYRNVPRAERQSLVADTLDRFQIVGKKDLYPSQLSGGQQQLVGVARALIAKPTLILADEPTGNLHSSQGREIMELFTRLNGEGTTIVQVTHSDANAAYGSRIVQLRDGWLVDD
- a CDS encoding ATP-binding protein, with amino-acid sequence MKRFAEETLHGWLKAPRRKPLVLRGARQVGKTTLVRQFAAAAGLALCEVNLERHLYLDRVFESLDTGRILRELEALGGVRLDGALLFLDEVQATPHALPALRYLYEDRPNLPVAAAGSLLEFTLADHGFSMPVGRIEYLHLGPMTFREFLAAADPEVSEEAAAADPDAPSADAVHRRLSRRLREYLLVGGLPEAVQAHCESGSPLEVAAVHRSIASTYEDDFAKYARGAQLGRLQRLFRTVPRTVGHPVSYRRLDPDARAAEVGQAVELLVKARVCHRVSHSNCAGLPLGADAGRRTGKLLFMDVGLMNHVCGLDPTGIEAMDAVRLVNEGGIAEQYVGQQLIGLNGGEQPPALHYWLRNARRGNAEVDYVVSHGDWMVPIEVKAGSSGSLKSLLQFAHEKRPPLAVRFDANPPSLQTVRHTIRVAEGTQPVTVRILSLPLYAVDALPRLVGEQRRRAAAER